A window of the Nyctibius grandis isolate bNycGra1 chromosome 34 unlocalized genomic scaffold, bNycGra1.pri SUPER_34_unloc_1, whole genome shotgun sequence genome harbors these coding sequences:
- the LOC137676997 gene encoding olfactory receptor 6E1-like yields MLNHTSVTEFLLLGFPSLHHQERLIALALLASYLVILTGNLLIISLVLAERDLYMPMYFFLCNLACLEIFITTSIIPKAIGNLLMGSKVISYPGCLTQCYFYSLLGYTEFVLLAVISYDRYMAICQPLQYPVLMNRQLCLQLLLGSWTASFLVTIIPTILVAQLPFCNANHIDHFFCDSVLLIKLSCAETQIVELITFMTSSVILLGSLGMTALSYLYIINTIFRLPSASSRHKTFSTCSSHFTFVILGYGSCIFMYVQPSSHHVSYNKAVALLNTVVTPLMSPFIFSLRNRQMRDALKAGLKRSVVIFRQHFST; encoded by the coding sequence ATGTTGAACCATACGAGCGTCACAGAGTTCCTTCTCTTGggcttcccctccctccaccaTCAGGAGCGCCTAATAGCACTCGCTCTCCTGGCTTCATACCTGGTGATCTTAACTGGAAACCTGCTGATCATTTCTCTCGTTCTTGCTGAAAGAGACCTCTACATGCCCATgtactttttcctctgtaaccTTGCCTGTTTGGAGATCTTCATCACTACATCCATCATACCCAAGGCCATAGGAAACTTGCTGATGGGCAGCAAAGTCATTTCCTACCCAGGCTGCTTAACTCAGTGCTACTTCTACTCCCTTCTGGGCTACACTGAGTTTGTCCTTCTGGCTGTCATTTCCTATGATCGTTACATGGCCATATGCCAGCCTCTTCAGTACCCCGTGCTCATGAACAGGCAGCTGTGCCTTCAGCTCTTGTTGGGCTCATGGACTGCAAGCTTCCTGGTCACCATTATCCCCACCATCCTGGTTGCCCAGCTGCCCTTCTGCAATGCCAATCATATTGACCACTTCTTCTGTGACAGCGTGCTTTTGATCAAGTTATCCTGTGCAGAAACACAGATTGTGGAGCTGATCACCTTCATGACCTCGTCCGTCATCCTGCTTGGCTCACTGGGCATGACAGCACTGTCCTACCTTTACATCATTAACACCATATTTAGGTTGCCCTCAGCTTCCTCACGGCACAAGACGTTCTCTACCTGCTCCTCTCACTTCACCTTTGTCATCTTGGGCTATGGTAGTTGCATCTTCATGTATGTCCAGCCTTCAAGTCACCATGTTTCCTATAACAAGGCAGTGGCCCTTCTCAACACAGTGGTAACTCCTTTGATGAGCCCCTTTATCTTCAGCCTGAGGAACCGGCAGATGAGAGATGCTCTCAAGGCAGGCTTGAAAAGAAGTGTGGTAATCTTCAGACAGCATTTTTCCACCTGA